In Parachlamydiales bacterium, a single window of DNA contains:
- a CDS encoding SET domain-containing protein-lysine N-methyltransferase, which produces MNNTPLHWAVINNDLAEASRLKESLGDIDFVNDAGFTSLDLAFLLGRGECIRLLCPKFKPQIKMLLKTDKIVSHLTAGELLEKTGVAYSPTLHFSSFEDLERILHLFPRILDDSVHALGKDKQKEIFSCEIANVTVVWVNNALGYGVVTNRNLKKGDFIGEYTGWVRPVSRIMPWVNGYCLQYPTRWGAGRYVIDAKVYGNITRYINHKDLPNLEGRWALDRGLMHLLLFAADDIPRGAQLTLDYGNDYWENRVKY; this is translated from the coding sequence ATGAATAACACGCCCTTGCATTGGGCAGTGATAAATAATGATCTTGCTGAGGCAAGCCGTCTGAAAGAAAGCTTGGGCGATATTGATTTCGTAAATGACGCGGGATTTACTTCGTTGGATTTAGCGTTTCTTCTGGGTAGAGGAGAATGTATTCGACTCTTGTGTCCGAAATTCAAGCCTCAGATCAAAATGCTATTAAAAACAGACAAGATTGTCTCCCATCTAACAGCAGGAGAACTTCTGGAAAAGACAGGAGTTGCCTACTCCCCTACCCTGCATTTTTCAAGTTTTGAAGATTTAGAGCGTATTTTACATCTATTTCCACGCATTCTGGATGATTCTGTGCATGCGCTAGGTAAGGATAAGCAAAAGGAAATTTTTTCCTGTGAGATTGCTAACGTCACAGTAGTATGGGTAAATAATGCTTTAGGTTATGGGGTTGTAACCAATAGGAATCTAAAGAAAGGCGATTTTATCGGTGAATATACGGGCTGGGTGCGTCCTGTGAGCCGAATTATGCCCTGGGTGAACGGCTATTGCCTGCAATACCCGACGCGTTGGGGAGCAGGTAGATATGTCATTGATGCGAAGGTCTATGGCAATATAACCCGCTACATTAATCACAAAGACTTGCCCAATTTGGAAGGGCGATGGGCATTAGATAGGGGTTTAATGCATTTGCTGTTGTTTGCAGCTGACGATATTCCACGAGGGGCACAGCTCACCCTGGATTATGGTAATGACTATTGGGAGAACCGCGTTAAGTACTAG